One Brassica oleracea var. oleracea cultivar TO1000 chromosome C7, BOL, whole genome shotgun sequence genomic window carries:
- the LOC106302346 gene encoding putative F-box protein At1g67623 — translation MANFNLSSLPPSMLHKILSKVATTSIRDFGCARVSFPGFNAVGREDYFYKSADLIFFNDWLDQVNAVRTFRLKCYQLGNPEAIYLRGMYEYFILHLLDEGREKIHLAGERGCLLAKYVDGMMNLAFSND, via the coding sequence ATGGCGAACTTCAACTTGTCTTCTCTCCCTCCTTCCATGCTTCACAAGATTCTATCCAAGGTAGCAACAACCAGTATCCGGGACTTTGGTTGTGCAAGAGTTTCTTTCCCCGGGTTTAATGCAGTTGGCAGAGAAGATTACTTTTACAAATCTGCCGATCTCATTTTCTTTAATGACTGGTTAGATCAGGTCAATGCTGTTAGAACATTCAGGCTTAAGTGCTACCAACTGGGTAATCCAGAGGCCATCTACTTGCGAGGTATGTATGAATACTTCATCCTCCATTTACTTGATGAAGGAAGGGAAAAAATTCATCTTGCTGGTGAGAGAGGATGCTTGTTGGCCAAATATGTAGATGGTATGATGAACTTAGCATTTAGCAATGATTAG
- the LOC106304172 gene encoding uncharacterized protein LOC106304172 isoform X1 produces the protein MSSPRLITTVVVFHRLSSNPKIAKRLNADEVTRAETMTIGKILAYIKQEYAKEGSFDCIATIDDVERDSAWYYIACIGCQSKAIKGPYSLMCAKCGNTNVAGEQGRELTGKNAVELVDNYFEANQELGVGHEMSAPPQLPPSFDRHTIGQTHKFRVKV, from the exons ATGTCCAGCCCACGATTGATTACAACTG TTGTAGTTTTTCACAGGTTGAGTTCTAATCCAAAGATTGCTAAGCGGCTTAATGCAGACGAGGTTACTAGGGCTGAGACAATGACAATTGGGAAAATCCTTGCTTACATCAAGCAAGAATATGCCAAG GAAGGTTCTTTCGACTGCATAGCGACAATTGATGATGTTGAGCGTGACAGTGCATGGTATTATATTGCATGCATCGGTTGTCAAAGTAAGGCCATCAAAGGCCCTTATTCGTTGATGTGCGCCAAGTGTGGCAACACTAACGTTGCTGGTGAGCAAG GACGTGAGTTAACAGGGAAGAATGCTGTGGAATTAGTTGACAACTACTTTGAG GCTAATCAAGAACTTGGTGTTGGCCATGAGATGTCTGCCCCCCCCCAACTCCCCCCAAGCTTTGATCGACACACCATTGGTCAAACACATAAGTTCAGGGTGAAGGTGTAA
- the LOC106304172 gene encoding uncharacterized protein LOC106304172 isoform X2: MSSPRLITTVFHRLSSNPKIAKRLNADEVTRAETMTIGKILAYIKQEYAKEGSFDCIATIDDVERDSAWYYIACIGCQSKAIKGPYSLMCAKCGNTNVAGEQGRELTGKNAVELVDNYFEANQELGVGHEMSAPPQLPPSFDRHTIGQTHKFRVKV, encoded by the exons ATGTCCAGCCCACGATTGATTACAACTG TTTTTCACAGGTTGAGTTCTAATCCAAAGATTGCTAAGCGGCTTAATGCAGACGAGGTTACTAGGGCTGAGACAATGACAATTGGGAAAATCCTTGCTTACATCAAGCAAGAATATGCCAAG GAAGGTTCTTTCGACTGCATAGCGACAATTGATGATGTTGAGCGTGACAGTGCATGGTATTATATTGCATGCATCGGTTGTCAAAGTAAGGCCATCAAAGGCCCTTATTCGTTGATGTGCGCCAAGTGTGGCAACACTAACGTTGCTGGTGAGCAAG GACGTGAGTTAACAGGGAAGAATGCTGTGGAATTAGTTGACAACTACTTTGAG GCTAATCAAGAACTTGGTGTTGGCCATGAGATGTCTGCCCCCCCCCAACTCCCCCCAAGCTTTGATCGACACACCATTGGTCAAACACATAAGTTCAGGGTGAAGGTGTAA